Proteins from one Ciona intestinalis unplaced genomic scaffold, KH HT000075.2, whole genome shotgun sequence genomic window:
- the pitx gene encoding paired superclass homeobox transcription factor isoform X1 has product MEYRTDNYFSSAAAAAVAAHPPYHHYFNQQTNNYNYSPYHSGGYIGGLSGGSISGGSPSSSPPSNTSPLFGGSPGTQIAPSSSATSPFSAGLSRYAGKFSAGFSKLNSGGNGPGASALYPGSGLASLVASGSSYSPQNEKMELQPKSSRVPSHEQVSKSYFEQPYSKCKDSFGSDCQDAPSPSKSVDSVESSVEEESVEKMEELNPASEAGGSEGETDKKNNKNTNNNTDTEKSSPGNACSDDADGDKSKRRQRRQRTHFTSQQLQELEALFARNRYPDMSTREEISAWTNLTEARVRVWFKNRRAKWRKRERNQLTDFKGFGQFNSFMSHYDGYSYNNWASTMTAGTKAFPWGINAGLNPLTTQPALGFPSAAPMPSSIAANTVMPTMSMSNGLSGLASGSSVTSPGCHYNPPAPGYMYRSGTDPCASSLTSLRLKAKQHNPVSPYIGYPAVRDPSAFPPCQYGPTS; this is encoded by the exons ATGGAATACAGAACGGACAATTATTTCTCTTCTGCGGCCGCTGCGGCAGTTGCTGCCCACCCACCGTATCATCATTACTTTAACCAACAAACGAACAATTATAACTATAGCCCGTATCACAGTGGGGGCTATATTGGGGGCCTGTCCGGTGGGTCAATTTCAGGGGGTTCGCCATCTTCGTCCCCGCCGTCGAATACCTCACCCCTATTTGGGGGTTCCCCGGGAACCCAAATTGCGCCATCAAGCTCCGCTACGTCACCGTTTTCGGCTGGTTTGTCGAGGTACGCCGGAAAGTTTTCGGCCGGGTTTTCGAAGCTCAATTCCGGCGGAAATGGACCTGGAGCCTCGGCCCTTTACCCTGGCAGCGGTTTGGCTTCGCTTGTGGCTTCTGGAAGTAGTTACTCGCCTCAGAATGAGAAAATGGAACTGCAGCCGAAATCATCGAGGGTCCCTTCACACGAACAAGTTTCAAAGTCATATTTTGAGCAGCCTTACTCTAAATGCAAAGACTCATTCGGTAGCGATTGCCAAGACGCGCCGTCGCCAAGTAAAAGCGTAGACTCTGTAGAATCTTCAGTTGAAG aagaaTCAGTCGAAAAAATGGAGGAACTGAATCCAGCAAGCGAAGCAGGCGGCAGTGAAGGCGAAACCGACAAGAAGAATAACAAGAACACAAATAACAACACAGACACAGAGAAATCTAGTCCAGGGAACGCATGTAGTGACGATGCAGATGGCGACAAAAGCAAAAGACGACAACGCAGACAGAGGACACATTTTACTTCACAACAGCTACAAGAATTGGAAGCATTATTCGCACGAAACAg gtATCCTGATATGTCAACGAGAGAAGAGATATCAGCTTGGACAAACCTTACCGAAGCACGAGTCCGG GTCTGGTTCAAGAATCGTCGCGCAAAATGGCGAAAGCGGGAACGGAATCAACTTACCGACTTCAAAGGGTTCGGTCAATTCAACAGCTTCATGTCCCATTATGATGGCTATTCATACAACAACTGGGCAAGCACTATGACCGCCGGTACCAAGGCTTTCCCATGGGGTATTAACGCCGGGTTAAATCCACTGACGACCCAACCGGCTCTCGGTTTTCCTTCAGCGGCCCCAATGCCGAGCAGTATAGCTGCAAACACTGTTATGCCCACAATGAGCATGAGCAACGGGTTATCCGGTCTCGCTTCCGGGAGCTCTGTCACCTCCCCTGGATGCCATTATAACCCACCAGCGCCAGGGTACATGTATAGAAGCGGCACTGATCCATGCGCGTCCTCTTTAACCTCTCTACGCCTCAAAGCTAAACAGCATAATCCTGTAAGTCCATACATTGGATACCCCGCAGTAAGAGACCCGTCTGCGTTTCCCCCTTGTCAGTATGGCCCCACATCCTAA